The sequence below is a genomic window from Mobula birostris isolate sMobBir1 chromosome 11, sMobBir1.hap1, whole genome shotgun sequence.
GAAGCAGGATGGAAAAGTGAAGGGTGTATGGAAAATCGAGGGGGTTCCTAGTCCAGGTTGGGTTTTATGAGATAACCGTTGAAGGTCACATAAATGTCAACATCGTCACTGTAGACCGCGTTTTCCCGCTCACGTTTGTAGAGGCGGACCCACACTTCGTCATTCTGCTGTAGCTCCAGCATGATGCTCTGGCTCTGCATGATGCTGCGGTTGCTGGGCTGGGCGTAGCAGATCACCATGTCCTGGTTGTTCTTCATGATGTGAAGGTAGGTCTCTTTGAAGTTCCACGTGTGGATGTTGAGGTTGAAATAGTAGATCCCTGGGATGTAGCAGTAGAACTTGCCCTTGAACATGTTGAAGTGACCATAAAGGTTCACAAACGTTGTGTCAAAGATCAAGGTTTGGTAGTAGTCGCTGCTGTGGAGGCCTTTCCTGCGGCCTACTGAGAAGGCTGAGTAGTGCTGCTTGTAAGAATCTCCTGGGATACCTGCTTGGCCCTGGTCCCCTTTGGCTCCTGTGGGGCCTCGGAGACCCATAGGCCCTTCCTTTCCCAGCTTTCCCTGAGGTCCTCGatctcccctctctcctttctCACCTGAAAAAACAAGAGGATGTCAAGAATTCGCTAGCAGGGGTAGGGAGTGGAGAATGTGCAGTAAGTGGTTGGTGCCATGTCTGCTCTGTTTCATCTTATATGTAAATGATgcagatgacagaattgatggctttgtggccaactttGCAGGTGATGTAAAGATAGGTGGAAgttcaggtagtgttgaggaagtagtaGGACATgaagagattagaagaatgggcaaagtggcagatggaatacactttAGGGAGTGTATAGCCATGTACTTTAGCAGCAGGAATGAagccatagactattttctaaatgggaagtacattcagaaatcagcggtccaaaaggacttgggagtctcgtacaagattccctaaaggttaacttgcaggttgggttggtagtaaggaaggcaaa
It includes:
- the LOC140205483 gene encoding complement C1q tumor necrosis factor-related protein 1-like is translated as MVTRRLRGHILVFILLTPVTGAPSSEPGVERASTQDMCIRCCDPHEYTMPPSGEGNPSSSPHQGTYSPPYPMPQVYPHINITILKGEKGERGDRGPQGKLGKEGPMGLRGPTGAKGDQGQAGIPGDSYKQHYSAFSVGRRKGLHSSDYYQTLIFDTTFVNLYGHFNMFKGKFYCYIPGIYYFNLNIHTWNFKETYLHIMKNNQDMVICYAQPSNRSIMQSQSIMLELQQNDEVWVRLYKRERENAVYSDDVDIYVTFNGYLIKPNLD